In a single window of the Elaeis guineensis isolate ETL-2024a chromosome 8, EG11, whole genome shotgun sequence genome:
- the LOC105050306 gene encoding uncharacterized protein isoform X1, whose product MHGREGEERKRRRHMWPVPAHGTAAAALPPPAPLAPRLTPSASDSFQSSADSFIKSVLREEIHACPMVETVETFMLLLRDGRKIRVGDCALFQAVNAPPFIGIIRWFSAGKEAYLELCVNWLYRPADVKLAKGISPEAAPNEVFYSFHKDVISAATLLHPCKVAFLRKGVDLPAGISSFVCRRVYDTANKCLWWLTDQDYINERQEEVDQLLDRTRLEMHAAVQSGGRSPKPLNGPASTQQLKSGSDSVQNSGTSIPQSKGKKRDRGDQGTEPIKRERSAKTEDGDFANFKFDGMIKDEIAKITEKGGLVNTEGVEKLVNLMQLDRNERKIDLAGRIMLADVIAATDKYECLGRFVQLRGVPVLDDWLQEAHKGKTGDGNSPKESDKATEELLLALLRALEKLPVNLHALRTCNIGKSVNHLRSHKNLEIHKKARSLVDTWKKRVDAEMTKNNDAKSVGSSQAVAWPGKTGFPEVSHAGSRRPGLNEVTVKSPGQPSACKTPPGKLGNSDPVAKPSPFTSGSLKQSPLPALGAIGLKDPLGKTSGGTGTQELPPAVVKEEKSSSSSQSQNNSQSCSSDHKKMGSSWKEDARSSTAGSMNASKISGTSSRHRRSGNGLLGTSNSGIQKEPNLGKSGSLNRTTTLDKASQSGLTCEKSLDVPVADHGNSHRLIVRLPNPGRSPARSASGGSFEDPSVTGSRASSPGVPDKHEHNDRKMKLRSDACRSHVATNANIETWESNDVKEGVVGSDEGDRSPTILDEERRSADETGKISDIPRTACSSSGNEKGVFLPESRTRNSFSSINALIESCAKYSESSVPLSAGDDIGMNLLASVAAGEMSKSDFISPTGSPGTSPVVEDHCTGNNEAKSRLSCDDGVAQSHAQSDETADIDSEKHGKSVGSVLARVESQQAGINFSGDEKIIMPLQDKILTGEQAKQSPVSSTSFHKTSDSSIKPEGKLEEERADRCYSMSSPSNVKEETEGDGAYLHRDRLMTSGQVTDSLTDCKTKLMSQPMDESKPIDYAREKIVEGSMCTSGVVCNTLAGACEFEKTASGRKSEKLVEESPSCPPIDKELPGGATLTDQQQPSVAANHAEALDRSADDAVALSGADEVLCPENDDESKTKKSDNLRAGDLDLSNTEKKESLSVATSSINERVASTIVPPISGNGVDDNLEIKQPLEVCLTGSSDNQLPCSIPPQETERCAKSSGSKISGADADGKEELVSSAEASSLAVTADPDVSAKLDFDLNEGIPGDDGNQGEQATSAAPICSSAVRMPNLPPFASPKLSALPAPITVAAPAKGPFVPPENLLKTKAEPGWKGSAATSAFRPAEPRKVFEMPLSTSDVPTSDAAGKQVRPPLDIDLNIADERVLEDLGSQSSAQTTGSESGAISNHEAPTRTAGGLDLDLNRADEGTENGQFVASTSQRLEVPLLPVRPAPGGFSNGEANVSRDFDLNNGPGLDEVGSEPAPRSQHAKSSSSVPFLPPVAGLRMNNAELGNVSSWFPSGNSYPAVAIPSFLPERGEQPYPIVAAPGAQRILGSVTGGGTFGNDIYRTPVLSSSPAMAFSPATAFPYAGFPFGSSFPLASTSFTGGSTTYVDSSSGGASCFPAISSQLVGPAGAVSSHYQRSYVINLPEGSSSGGSDNSRKWARQGLDLNAGPGSADMEGKDDRLPSASRQLLVAGTQAFVEEQARMYQVPGGGLKRKEPEGGWDAERSGYKQLSWQ is encoded by the exons GATGGGCGTAAAATTCGAGTTGGTGATTGTGCTCTTTTCCAGGCTGTCAATGCTCCACCTTTCATTGGAATAATTCGTTGGTTTTCAGCAGGCAAAGAGGCTTATCTTGAGTTATGTGTAAATTGGCTTTACAGACCTGCTGACGTAAAGCTTGCCAAAGGGATATCACCTGAAGCTGCACCAAACGAGGTCTTCTACTCATTTCACAAGGACGTGATTTCAGCTGCCACATTGCTTCATCCATGTAAAGTTGCATTTTTGCGTAAAGGTGTTGACCTTCCAGCAGGGATATCATCATTTGTGTGTAGGCGAGTATATGATACTGCAAACAAGTGTTTGTGGTGGCTAACTGATCAGGATTATATCAAT GAGCGTCAGGAAGAAGTAGATCAACTTTTAGATAGAACACGACTAGAGATGCATGCAGCAGTGCAGTCAGGCGGGCGTTCACCGAAACCTCTGAATGGTCCTGCATCCACACAACAGTTGAAATCTGGTTCAGATAGCGTACAAAATAGTGGCACCTCCATTCCTCAGTCTAAGGGGAAGAAGAGGGACAGAGGTGATCAGGGCACGGAGCCTATTAAACGTGAGCGGTCTGCTAAGACGGAGGATGGTGATTTTGCTAACTTTAAGTTTGATGGCATGATAAAAGATGAAATTGCGAAAATAACAGAAAAAGGTGGGCTTGTAAACACTGAAGGGGTGGAGAAACTGGTGAATCTCATGCAACTTGATAGAAATGAGAGAAAAATAGACCTGGCCGGTAGGATAATGCTTGCAGATGTGATTGCGGCCACTGATAAATATGAGTGCCTTGGTAGATTTGTGCAGCTCAGGGGTGTTCCTGTTCTGGATGATTGGCTTCAGGAGGCACACAAAGGTAAAACTGGCGATGGCAACAGTCCCAAGGAAAGTGATAAAGCCACTGAGGAACTGCTGCTTGCTCTGCTTCGTGCTCTGGAGAAGTTGCCTGTAAATCTTCATGCTTTACGGACTTGCAACATTGGTAAGTCGGTTAATCACTTACGCAGTCATAAAAACTTGGAGATCCACAAGAAGGCTAGGAGTCTTGTTGACACTTGGAAGAAACGAGTTGATGCAGAAATGACAAAGAACAATGATGCGAAATCTGTAGGGTCAAGCCAGGCTGTAGCATGGCCTGGTAAGACAGGTTTTCCTGAAGTTTCTCATGCTGGAAGCAGACGTCCTGGATTAAATGAGGTAACTGTGAAAAGCCCCGGTCAGCCTTCTGCTTGTAAAACTCCACCTGGTAAACTTGGTAATTCAGATCCTGTGGCCAAGCCAAGTCCGTTTACATCAGGATCTTTAAAACAATCACCTTTGCCTGCTTTGGGGGCTATTGGCTTGAAGGATCCACTTGGCAAAACAAGTGGTGGCACTGGGACTCAGGAGTTGCCACCAGCAGTGGTGAAAGAAGAAAAGAGCAGCAGTTCGAGTCAGTCTCAGAACAATAGCCAGTCTTGTTCTAGTGATCATAAAAAAATGGGTTCTTCATGGAAAGAGGATGCAAGGAGTTCAACTGCTGGCTCAATGAATGCTAGCAAGATCTCTGGTACTTCTTCTCGCCACCGAAGGTCTGGCAATGGGCTTCTGGGAACAAGTAATTCTGGAATTCAGAAGGAACCTAATTTGGGTAAGTCTGGTTCTCTTAACAGGACTACAACACTGGATAAAGCATCACAATCTGGATTGACATGTGAAAAGTCACTTGATGTACCTGTTGCAGATCATGGAAATAGCCACAGGTTGATTGTTAGGCTTCCTAACCCTGGTCGCAGTCCTGCCCGAAGTGCAAGTGGAGGTTCATTTGAGGACCCTTCAGTGACAGGGAGCAGAGCATCGTCACCTGGTGTTCCTGATAAACATGAGCATAATGATCGTAAAATGAAACTGAGGAGCGATGCTTGTCGGTCTCATGTTGCCACCAATGCAAATATAGAGACATGGGAGAGCAATGATGTGAAGGAGGGGGTGGTTGGATCTGATGAAGGTGACAGATCGCCAACAATTCTTGATGAAGAACGCAGGAGCGCTGATGAAACTGGAAAGATCTCTGATATTCCAAGAACTGCCTGTTCATCCTCTGGGAATGAAAAAGGGGTTTTTTTGCCTGAATCCAGGACAAGGAACTCTTTCAGCTCTATAAATGCACTGATTGAAAGCTGTGCAAAATATTCTGAATCTAGTGTTCCTTTATCGGCTGGGGATGATATAGGAATGAATTTACTTGCTAGTGTGGCTGCTGGGGAAATGTCAAAGTCTGACTTTATTTCTCCCACTGGCTCACCTGGAACTTCACCTGTGGTTGAGGACCACTGTACTGGTAATAATGAGGCCAAGTCAAGACTGTCATGTGATGATGGTGTTGCCCAGAGTCATGCCCAGTCTGATGAAACTGCTGATATTGACTCGGAGAAACATGGGAAGAGTGTTGGTTCTGTGTTAGCAAGGGTTGAGTCGCAACAGGCAGGCATCAACTTTTCAGgtgatgaaaaaatcatcatGCCATTGCAGGATAAGATATTGACAGGCGAGCAAGCCAAGCAGTCACCTGTTTCCAGTACAAGTTTTCATAAAACTTCAGATTCTTCTATAAAACCAGAAGGGAAACTCGAGGAAGAGAGAGCTGATAGATGTTATTCTATGTCTAGTCCATCAAATGTGAAGGAGGAGACTGAAGGTGATGGAGCTTATCTACACCGGGACAGATTGATGACTAGTGGGCAGGTTACTGATAGTCTCACAGATTGTAAGACTAAGTTAATGAGTCAACCAATGGATGAGAgtaagcccattgattatgctcGTGAAAAGATTGTAGAGGGCAGTATGTGCACTTCTGGAGTTGTTTGCAACACCTTGGCGGGTGCTTGTGAGTTTGAAAAGACTGCTTCAGGCAGAAAATCTGAGAAGCTGGTTGAAGAATCTCCCTCTTGTCCTCCCATTGACAAAGAACTGCCTGGTGGTGCCACCTTAACGGACCAGCAGCAACCTTCCGTTGCGGCAAATCATGCAGAGGCTTTAGATAGAAGTGCTGATGATGCTGTTGCTCTTTCTGGTGCTGATGAAGTTCTTTGTCCTGAAAATGATGATGAGTCCAAGACCAAGAAGTCTGATAACTTGAGGGCTGGTGATTTGGACCTCAGTAAcactgaaaagaaagaaagtttGAGTGTTGCCACTTCAAGCATCAATGAACGAGTTGCATCAACCATAGTCCCACCTATCTCTGGCAATGGGGTGGATGATAACTTAGAAATAAAGCAGCCTCTTGAGGTCTGCCTTACTGGATCTTCTGACAATCAGCTTCCGTGCAGTATTCCTCCCCAAGAAACTGAGCGATGTGCAAAGTCTTCTGGTTCTAAGATATCTGGAGCTGATGCTGATGGAAAGGAGGAGCTTGTGTCTTCTGCAGAGGCTTCTTCATTGGCTGTTACAGCTGATCCAGATGTTTCGGCTAAGCTCGACTTTGATTTAAATGAAGGCATCCCTGGAGATGATGGGAACCAAGGCGAGCAAGCTACCTCAGCTGCACCAATATGTTCATCTGCAGTTCGTATGCCTAACCTGCCTCCATTTGCATCTCCCAAGTTAAGTGCCTTGCCTGCTCCAATCACAGTGGCTGCTCCCGCAAAGGGACCGTTTGTTCCACCTGAAAATTTGTTGAAGACAAAGGCTGAGCCTGGGTGGAAAGGTTCAGCTGCCACCAGTGCATTTCGCCCCGCTGAACCGCGAAAGGTTTTTGAGATGCCACTTAGTACTTCTGATGTCCCAACATCTGATGCTGCAGGGAAGCAGGTTCGTCCACCTTTGGACATCGATCTGAATATAGCTGATGAGAGAGTACTTGAGGACTTGGGTTCTCAGAGCTCTGCTCAGACAACAGGCTCTGAATCAGGAGCCATTAGCAATCATGAGGCACCCACACGAACTGCTGGGGGACTTGATCTTGATTTAAATAGAGCTGATGAGGGCACAGAAAATGGGCAGTTCGTAGCAAGCACCAGTCAGAGGTTAGAAGTGCCACTTTTGCCGGTAAGACCAGCACCTGGAGGATTCTCTAATGGGGAGGCCAACGTATCAAGGGACTTTGATCTTAATAATGGACCAGGACTTGATGAAGTGGGTTCAGAACCTGCACCGAGGAGCCAGCATGCCAAGAGCAGCAGCAGTGTGCCCTTCTTACCGCCAGTAGCAGGCCTCAGAATGAACAATGCTGAACTAGGCAATGTATCGTCTTGGTTTCCTTCGGGTAATTCCTATCCAGCTGTTGCTATACCATCTTTCTTGCCGGAGAGAGGGGAGCAGCCTTACCCTATTGTTGCAGCTCCAGGGGCCCAGAGGATTTTGGGGTCAGTTACGGGTGGTGGCACATTTGGAAATGATATTTACAGAACCCCAGTGCTGTCATCATCTCCAGCCATGGCCTTTTCCCCTGCTACAGCATTTCCATATGCTGGCTTCCCTTTTGGCTCCAGTTTTCCTCTAGCGTCGACTTCTTTCACAGGTGGATCAACAACCTATGTTGATTCATCATCTGGAGGTGCTTCATGCTTTCCTGCCATTTCATCACAGCTTGTTGGACCAGCAGGTGCTGTCTCGTCCCATTATCAAAGGTCTTATGTGATAAACCTTCCAGAAGGTAGTTCTAGTGGTGGATCTGATAACAGTAGAAAGTGGGCCAGACAAGGTCTTGATCTCAATGCAGGTCCAGGGAGTGCAGATATGGAAGGAAAAGATGACAGATTGCCTTCAGCATCGAGACAGCTCTTGGTTGCCGGTACTCAGGCTTTTGTGGAGGAGCAGGCAAGGATGTACCAGGTGCCAGGTGGGGGTCTGAAGAGGAAAGAGCCTGAAGGAGGTTGGGATGCAGAGAGATCTGGTTACAAGCAACTTTCGTGGCAGTAA
- the LOC105050306 gene encoding uncharacterized protein isoform X2, whose translation MHGREGEERKRRRHMWPVPAHGTAAAALPPPAPLAPRLTPSASDSFQSSADSFIKDGRKIRVGDCALFQAVNAPPFIGIIRWFSAGKEAYLELCVNWLYRPADVKLAKGISPEAAPNEVFYSFHKDVISAATLLHPCKVAFLRKGVDLPAGISSFVCRRVYDTANKCLWWLTDQDYINERQEEVDQLLDRTRLEMHAAVQSGGRSPKPLNGPASTQQLKSGSDSVQNSGTSIPQSKGKKRDRGDQGTEPIKRERSAKTEDGDFANFKFDGMIKDEIAKITEKGGLVNTEGVEKLVNLMQLDRNERKIDLAGRIMLADVIAATDKYECLGRFVQLRGVPVLDDWLQEAHKGKTGDGNSPKESDKATEELLLALLRALEKLPVNLHALRTCNIGKSVNHLRSHKNLEIHKKARSLVDTWKKRVDAEMTKNNDAKSVGSSQAVAWPGKTGFPEVSHAGSRRPGLNEVTVKSPGQPSACKTPPGKLGNSDPVAKPSPFTSGSLKQSPLPALGAIGLKDPLGKTSGGTGTQELPPAVVKEEKSSSSSQSQNNSQSCSSDHKKMGSSWKEDARSSTAGSMNASKISGTSSRHRRSGNGLLGTSNSGIQKEPNLGKSGSLNRTTTLDKASQSGLTCEKSLDVPVADHGNSHRLIVRLPNPGRSPARSASGGSFEDPSVTGSRASSPGVPDKHEHNDRKMKLRSDACRSHVATNANIETWESNDVKEGVVGSDEGDRSPTILDEERRSADETGKISDIPRTACSSSGNEKGVFLPESRTRNSFSSINALIESCAKYSESSVPLSAGDDIGMNLLASVAAGEMSKSDFISPTGSPGTSPVVEDHCTGNNEAKSRLSCDDGVAQSHAQSDETADIDSEKHGKSVGSVLARVESQQAGINFSGDEKIIMPLQDKILTGEQAKQSPVSSTSFHKTSDSSIKPEGKLEEERADRCYSMSSPSNVKEETEGDGAYLHRDRLMTSGQVTDSLTDCKTKLMSQPMDESKPIDYAREKIVEGSMCTSGVVCNTLAGACEFEKTASGRKSEKLVEESPSCPPIDKELPGGATLTDQQQPSVAANHAEALDRSADDAVALSGADEVLCPENDDESKTKKSDNLRAGDLDLSNTEKKESLSVATSSINERVASTIVPPISGNGVDDNLEIKQPLEVCLTGSSDNQLPCSIPPQETERCAKSSGSKISGADADGKEELVSSAEASSLAVTADPDVSAKLDFDLNEGIPGDDGNQGEQATSAAPICSSAVRMPNLPPFASPKLSALPAPITVAAPAKGPFVPPENLLKTKAEPGWKGSAATSAFRPAEPRKVFEMPLSTSDVPTSDAAGKQVRPPLDIDLNIADERVLEDLGSQSSAQTTGSESGAISNHEAPTRTAGGLDLDLNRADEGTENGQFVASTSQRLEVPLLPVRPAPGGFSNGEANVSRDFDLNNGPGLDEVGSEPAPRSQHAKSSSSVPFLPPVAGLRMNNAELGNVSSWFPSGNSYPAVAIPSFLPERGEQPYPIVAAPGAQRILGSVTGGGTFGNDIYRTPVLSSSPAMAFSPATAFPYAGFPFGSSFPLASTSFTGGSTTYVDSSSGGASCFPAISSQLVGPAGAVSSHYQRSYVINLPEGSSSGGSDNSRKWARQGLDLNAGPGSADMEGKDDRLPSASRQLLVAGTQAFVEEQARMYQVPGGGLKRKEPEGGWDAERSGYKQLSWQ comes from the exons GATGGGCGTAAAATTCGAGTTGGTGATTGTGCTCTTTTCCAGGCTGTCAATGCTCCACCTTTCATTGGAATAATTCGTTGGTTTTCAGCAGGCAAAGAGGCTTATCTTGAGTTATGTGTAAATTGGCTTTACAGACCTGCTGACGTAAAGCTTGCCAAAGGGATATCACCTGAAGCTGCACCAAACGAGGTCTTCTACTCATTTCACAAGGACGTGATTTCAGCTGCCACATTGCTTCATCCATGTAAAGTTGCATTTTTGCGTAAAGGTGTTGACCTTCCAGCAGGGATATCATCATTTGTGTGTAGGCGAGTATATGATACTGCAAACAAGTGTTTGTGGTGGCTAACTGATCAGGATTATATCAAT GAGCGTCAGGAAGAAGTAGATCAACTTTTAGATAGAACACGACTAGAGATGCATGCAGCAGTGCAGTCAGGCGGGCGTTCACCGAAACCTCTGAATGGTCCTGCATCCACACAACAGTTGAAATCTGGTTCAGATAGCGTACAAAATAGTGGCACCTCCATTCCTCAGTCTAAGGGGAAGAAGAGGGACAGAGGTGATCAGGGCACGGAGCCTATTAAACGTGAGCGGTCTGCTAAGACGGAGGATGGTGATTTTGCTAACTTTAAGTTTGATGGCATGATAAAAGATGAAATTGCGAAAATAACAGAAAAAGGTGGGCTTGTAAACACTGAAGGGGTGGAGAAACTGGTGAATCTCATGCAACTTGATAGAAATGAGAGAAAAATAGACCTGGCCGGTAGGATAATGCTTGCAGATGTGATTGCGGCCACTGATAAATATGAGTGCCTTGGTAGATTTGTGCAGCTCAGGGGTGTTCCTGTTCTGGATGATTGGCTTCAGGAGGCACACAAAGGTAAAACTGGCGATGGCAACAGTCCCAAGGAAAGTGATAAAGCCACTGAGGAACTGCTGCTTGCTCTGCTTCGTGCTCTGGAGAAGTTGCCTGTAAATCTTCATGCTTTACGGACTTGCAACATTGGTAAGTCGGTTAATCACTTACGCAGTCATAAAAACTTGGAGATCCACAAGAAGGCTAGGAGTCTTGTTGACACTTGGAAGAAACGAGTTGATGCAGAAATGACAAAGAACAATGATGCGAAATCTGTAGGGTCAAGCCAGGCTGTAGCATGGCCTGGTAAGACAGGTTTTCCTGAAGTTTCTCATGCTGGAAGCAGACGTCCTGGATTAAATGAGGTAACTGTGAAAAGCCCCGGTCAGCCTTCTGCTTGTAAAACTCCACCTGGTAAACTTGGTAATTCAGATCCTGTGGCCAAGCCAAGTCCGTTTACATCAGGATCTTTAAAACAATCACCTTTGCCTGCTTTGGGGGCTATTGGCTTGAAGGATCCACTTGGCAAAACAAGTGGTGGCACTGGGACTCAGGAGTTGCCACCAGCAGTGGTGAAAGAAGAAAAGAGCAGCAGTTCGAGTCAGTCTCAGAACAATAGCCAGTCTTGTTCTAGTGATCATAAAAAAATGGGTTCTTCATGGAAAGAGGATGCAAGGAGTTCAACTGCTGGCTCAATGAATGCTAGCAAGATCTCTGGTACTTCTTCTCGCCACCGAAGGTCTGGCAATGGGCTTCTGGGAACAAGTAATTCTGGAATTCAGAAGGAACCTAATTTGGGTAAGTCTGGTTCTCTTAACAGGACTACAACACTGGATAAAGCATCACAATCTGGATTGACATGTGAAAAGTCACTTGATGTACCTGTTGCAGATCATGGAAATAGCCACAGGTTGATTGTTAGGCTTCCTAACCCTGGTCGCAGTCCTGCCCGAAGTGCAAGTGGAGGTTCATTTGAGGACCCTTCAGTGACAGGGAGCAGAGCATCGTCACCTGGTGTTCCTGATAAACATGAGCATAATGATCGTAAAATGAAACTGAGGAGCGATGCTTGTCGGTCTCATGTTGCCACCAATGCAAATATAGAGACATGGGAGAGCAATGATGTGAAGGAGGGGGTGGTTGGATCTGATGAAGGTGACAGATCGCCAACAATTCTTGATGAAGAACGCAGGAGCGCTGATGAAACTGGAAAGATCTCTGATATTCCAAGAACTGCCTGTTCATCCTCTGGGAATGAAAAAGGGGTTTTTTTGCCTGAATCCAGGACAAGGAACTCTTTCAGCTCTATAAATGCACTGATTGAAAGCTGTGCAAAATATTCTGAATCTAGTGTTCCTTTATCGGCTGGGGATGATATAGGAATGAATTTACTTGCTAGTGTGGCTGCTGGGGAAATGTCAAAGTCTGACTTTATTTCTCCCACTGGCTCACCTGGAACTTCACCTGTGGTTGAGGACCACTGTACTGGTAATAATGAGGCCAAGTCAAGACTGTCATGTGATGATGGTGTTGCCCAGAGTCATGCCCAGTCTGATGAAACTGCTGATATTGACTCGGAGAAACATGGGAAGAGTGTTGGTTCTGTGTTAGCAAGGGTTGAGTCGCAACAGGCAGGCATCAACTTTTCAGgtgatgaaaaaatcatcatGCCATTGCAGGATAAGATATTGACAGGCGAGCAAGCCAAGCAGTCACCTGTTTCCAGTACAAGTTTTCATAAAACTTCAGATTCTTCTATAAAACCAGAAGGGAAACTCGAGGAAGAGAGAGCTGATAGATGTTATTCTATGTCTAGTCCATCAAATGTGAAGGAGGAGACTGAAGGTGATGGAGCTTATCTACACCGGGACAGATTGATGACTAGTGGGCAGGTTACTGATAGTCTCACAGATTGTAAGACTAAGTTAATGAGTCAACCAATGGATGAGAgtaagcccattgattatgctcGTGAAAAGATTGTAGAGGGCAGTATGTGCACTTCTGGAGTTGTTTGCAACACCTTGGCGGGTGCTTGTGAGTTTGAAAAGACTGCTTCAGGCAGAAAATCTGAGAAGCTGGTTGAAGAATCTCCCTCTTGTCCTCCCATTGACAAAGAACTGCCTGGTGGTGCCACCTTAACGGACCAGCAGCAACCTTCCGTTGCGGCAAATCATGCAGAGGCTTTAGATAGAAGTGCTGATGATGCTGTTGCTCTTTCTGGTGCTGATGAAGTTCTTTGTCCTGAAAATGATGATGAGTCCAAGACCAAGAAGTCTGATAACTTGAGGGCTGGTGATTTGGACCTCAGTAAcactgaaaagaaagaaagtttGAGTGTTGCCACTTCAAGCATCAATGAACGAGTTGCATCAACCATAGTCCCACCTATCTCTGGCAATGGGGTGGATGATAACTTAGAAATAAAGCAGCCTCTTGAGGTCTGCCTTACTGGATCTTCTGACAATCAGCTTCCGTGCAGTATTCCTCCCCAAGAAACTGAGCGATGTGCAAAGTCTTCTGGTTCTAAGATATCTGGAGCTGATGCTGATGGAAAGGAGGAGCTTGTGTCTTCTGCAGAGGCTTCTTCATTGGCTGTTACAGCTGATCCAGATGTTTCGGCTAAGCTCGACTTTGATTTAAATGAAGGCATCCCTGGAGATGATGGGAACCAAGGCGAGCAAGCTACCTCAGCTGCACCAATATGTTCATCTGCAGTTCGTATGCCTAACCTGCCTCCATTTGCATCTCCCAAGTTAAGTGCCTTGCCTGCTCCAATCACAGTGGCTGCTCCCGCAAAGGGACCGTTTGTTCCACCTGAAAATTTGTTGAAGACAAAGGCTGAGCCTGGGTGGAAAGGTTCAGCTGCCACCAGTGCATTTCGCCCCGCTGAACCGCGAAAGGTTTTTGAGATGCCACTTAGTACTTCTGATGTCCCAACATCTGATGCTGCAGGGAAGCAGGTTCGTCCACCTTTGGACATCGATCTGAATATAGCTGATGAGAGAGTACTTGAGGACTTGGGTTCTCAGAGCTCTGCTCAGACAACAGGCTCTGAATCAGGAGCCATTAGCAATCATGAGGCACCCACACGAACTGCTGGGGGACTTGATCTTGATTTAAATAGAGCTGATGAGGGCACAGAAAATGGGCAGTTCGTAGCAAGCACCAGTCAGAGGTTAGAAGTGCCACTTTTGCCGGTAAGACCAGCACCTGGAGGATTCTCTAATGGGGAGGCCAACGTATCAAGGGACTTTGATCTTAATAATGGACCAGGACTTGATGAAGTGGGTTCAGAACCTGCACCGAGGAGCCAGCATGCCAAGAGCAGCAGCAGTGTGCCCTTCTTACCGCCAGTAGCAGGCCTCAGAATGAACAATGCTGAACTAGGCAATGTATCGTCTTGGTTTCCTTCGGGTAATTCCTATCCAGCTGTTGCTATACCATCTTTCTTGCCGGAGAGAGGGGAGCAGCCTTACCCTATTGTTGCAGCTCCAGGGGCCCAGAGGATTTTGGGGTCAGTTACGGGTGGTGGCACATTTGGAAATGATATTTACAGAACCCCAGTGCTGTCATCATCTCCAGCCATGGCCTTTTCCCCTGCTACAGCATTTCCATATGCTGGCTTCCCTTTTGGCTCCAGTTTTCCTCTAGCGTCGACTTCTTTCACAGGTGGATCAACAACCTATGTTGATTCATCATCTGGAGGTGCTTCATGCTTTCCTGCCATTTCATCACAGCTTGTTGGACCAGCAGGTGCTGTCTCGTCCCATTATCAAAGGTCTTATGTGATAAACCTTCCAGAAGGTAGTTCTAGTGGTGGATCTGATAACAGTAGAAAGTGGGCCAGACAAGGTCTTGATCTCAATGCAGGTCCAGGGAGTGCAGATATGGAAGGAAAAGATGACAGATTGCCTTCAGCATCGAGACAGCTCTTGGTTGCCGGTACTCAGGCTTTTGTGGAGGAGCAGGCAAGGATGTACCAGGTGCCAGGTGGGGGTCTGAAGAGGAAAGAGCCTGAAGGAGGTTGGGATGCAGAGAGATCTGGTTACAAGCAACTTTCGTGGCAGTAA